One stretch of Salarias fasciatus chromosome 19, fSalaFa1.1, whole genome shotgun sequence DNA includes these proteins:
- the ddo gene encoding D-aspartate oxidase: MKSVRVAVVGAGVVGFSTAVCIAEALPSCSVTVLAEKFSPDTTSDVAAGIVFATAFPDIPLERQRRWFKDSFDHLLALAQSEEAPEAGVMMSSGYQIFREPPADKNPLWSEFAIGFREMSDSELKRFPEHTFGQALTTVKCECSIYLPWLEKRFRKAGGKVEQRKINSLQELSSSFDIIVNCSGLGSRSLVGDSAVYPVRGQVFKVEAPWLKHFIRDGDGMTYIYPGIHSVTVGGTRQQGDWRLHADRGDSEAILERCCRLEPSLRGARVLGERVGLRPGRKNPRVEREAVQLGGRRVPVVHNYGHGGWGVTLAWGTARDALGLVRQCLQEMPPRAKL; the protein is encoded by the exons ATGAAGTCTGTCCGGGTGGCGGTGGTGGGAGCCGGCGTGGTGGGATTCTCCACGGCAGTCTGCATCGCCGAAGCTCTTCCTTCCTGCTCGGTTACCGTGCTGGCTGAGAAGTTCAGCCCCGATACCACCAGCGATGTAGCAGCAGGGATTGTGTTCGCCACAGCATTTCCAG ATATTCCCTTGGAGAGGCAGAGGCGATGGTTCAAGGACAGCTTCGACCACCTGCTGGCTCTGGCTCAGTCTGAAGAGGCGCCAGAAGCCGGAGTGATGATGAGCTCTGG CTACCAGATTTTCAGGGAGCCTCCGGCTGATAAAAACCCCCTGTGGTCTGAGTTTGCCATCGGATTTCGTGAAATGAGCGATTCAGAGCTGAAACGCTTCCCTGAACACACGTTTGGGCAGGCGTTGACCACCGTCAAGTGTGAATGCTCCATCTACCTACCGTGGCTGGAGAAGAG GTTCAGAAAAGCTGGAGGGAAAGTAGAGCAGAGGAAAATCAACAGTCtgcaggagctgagcagcagcttcgATATCATCGTGAACTGCTCCGGTCTGGGATCCAGGTCTCTGGTGGGCGACTCGGCCGTCTACCCCGTCAGGGGCCAGGTCTTCAAGGTGGAGGCCCCCTGGCTGAAGCACTTCATCCGGGACGGCGACGGGATGACGTACATCTACCCGGGCATCCACAGCGTGACGGTGGGCGGGACGCGGCAGcagggggactggaggctgcACGCGGACCGGGGCGACTCCGAGGCCATCCTGGAGCGCTGCTGCCGGCTGGAGCCGTCGCTCCGGGGGGCCAGGGTGCTCGGCGAGCGGGTGGGCCTGAGGCCCGGCAGGAAGAACCCGCGGGTGGAGAGGGAGGCGGTGCAGCTGGGGGGCCGGCGGGTCCCGGTGGTCCACAACTACGGCCACGGCGGCTGGGGGGTCACCCTCGCCTGGGGCACCGCGCGGGACGCTCTGGGGCTGGTCCGGCAGTGCCTGCAGGAAATGCCCCCCCGGGCCAAACTCTGA